The Medicago truncatula cultivar Jemalong A17 chromosome 4, MtrunA17r5.0-ANR, whole genome shotgun sequence genome includes a region encoding these proteins:
- the LOC11410177 gene encoding UDP-galactose/UDP-glucose transporter 5: protein MVMAETTTSSSSSSSLDDSNVTRNKLWKVAFAVSGIMLTLVTYGVLQEKIMRVPYGVNKDYFKYSLFLVFCNRITTSAVSAAALVARDKALLPVAPIYKYCLVSVSNILTTTCQYEALKYVSFPVQTLAKCAKMIPVMIWSALIMQKKYQGTDYLLAFSVTLGCSIFILYPAGTDISPYGRGRENTIWGILLMIGYLGFDGFTSTFQDKLFKGYDMEIHNQIFYTSLCSCMLSLTGLIVQGHLIPAIEFIYHHNDCFFDVLLLSTVATASQFFISYTIRNFGALTFATIMTTRQLVSIILSCVWFAHPLSSEQWIGAVVVFGTIYAKSFLRKTPQRTTSLEETVQNGNSNNLRENP, encoded by the exons ATGGTTATGGCGGAAACAACAACCTcgtcttcctcttcctcttctttagACGACTCGAATGTTACACGCAACAAGTTATGGAAAGTTGCATTTGCTGTCTCCGGAATCATGCTCACCCTTGTCACCTATGGCGTCTTGCAG gAAAAGATCATGAGAGTCCCATATGGGGTGAACAAGGACTACTTCAAATATTCTCTCTTTCTTGTTTTCTGCAACCGTATCACTACCTCAGCTGTTTCTGCAGCTGCTTTAGTG GCAAGGGATAAAGCATTGCTTCCTGTTGCTCCCATTTATAAGTATTGCCTTGTTTCAGTATCAAACATACTGACCACAACTTGTCAATATGAG GCCCTCAAATATGTCAGTTTCCCTGTTCAAACTCTTGCGAAATGTGCTAAAATGATACCTGTTATG ATATGGAGCGCTCTGATAATGCAAAAGAAATATCAAGGAACTGATTATTTGTTGGCATTCTCAGTAACCCTTGGCTGCTCAATATTCATCTTATATCCG GCAGGAACTGACATAAGTCCATATGGTAGAGGAAGGGAAAATACTATTTGGGGTATTCTCCTAATGATTGGCTATCTTGG GTTTGATGGCTTTACAAGCACATTTCAAGATAAGTTGTTTAAAGGCTATGACATGgaaatacataatcaaatatTCTATACTTCTTTGTGTTCTTGTATGCTTAGCCTGACCG GTCTTATCGTACAAGGACATTTAATACCAGCTATAGAGTTTATTTATCACCATAATGATTGTTTCTTTGACGTATTATTGCTTTCAACC GTTGCAACAGCtagtcaattttttatttcctacACAATTCGCAATTTTGGTGCTTTAACATTTGCTACTATAATGACAACTAGACAG TTGGTCAGCATTATTTTATCATGTGTGTGGTTTGCACATCCTCTCAGCTCAGAACAGTGGATTGGAGCT GTAGTTGTCTTTGGCACCATTTATGCAAAAAGCTTCTTAAGAAAAACACCTCAAAGAACAACCTCCCTTGAAGAAACTGTACAAAATGGAAATTCAAATAATTTGAGGGAGAACCCGTGA